In Bacteroidales bacterium, a single genomic region encodes these proteins:
- the pyrF gene encoding orotidine-5'-phosphate decarboxylase translates to MNHDSLFEQIVRKHSFLCVGLDSEIEKIPSFLHKEKDPVFEFNKRIIDSTHKYTVAYKPNVAFYECYGAKGWITLEATVRYIRDNYPEIFIIADAKRGDIGNTSKMYAKAFLENMPFDAITVAPYMGEDSVTPFLTYKDKWVVLLALTSNKGADDFQYHSDDGIKLFERVLSVSRKWGTINNMMYVVGATRAEMLKDIRKLVPDHFLLVPGIGAQGGSLEEVAKYGMNSKCGLLVNSSRGIIFADNTENFDKVAGEKALEVQLEMEKYLSERSLI, encoded by the coding sequence ATGAACCACGATTCCCTGTTTGAACAGATAGTCAGAAAACACTCCTTCCTTTGTGTCGGACTTGATTCCGAGATTGAAAAGATTCCATCATTTCTTCATAAGGAAAAAGATCCGGTATTCGAGTTTAACAAACGGATCATCGATTCAACTCATAAATATACAGTGGCTTATAAACCCAATGTAGCCTTTTATGAGTGCTATGGTGCAAAGGGATGGATTACTCTTGAGGCTACGGTAAGATATATCAGGGACAATTATCCTGAAATTTTTATAATAGCTGATGCAAAGCGCGGAGATATTGGCAATACTTCAAAAATGTATGCCAAAGCATTTCTCGAAAATATGCCATTCGACGCAATAACTGTTGCTCCGTACATGGGAGAAGACTCTGTAACACCTTTTCTTACATATAAGGATAAATGGGTTGTCCTTCTTGCCCTTACTTCAAATAAAGGAGCAGATGATTTTCAGTACCATAGCGATGATGGAATTAAACTCTTTGAGAGAGTATTATCCGTTTCCAGAAAATGGGGTACAATAAATAATATGATGTATGTTGTAGGTGCCACACGCGCCGAGATGCTTAAAGATATCCGAAAACTGGTTCCTGACCATTTCCTTCTTGTCCCTGGTATCGGAGCACAGGGAGGCAGTCTCGAAGAAGTGGCAAAGTATGGTATGAACAGCAAATGCGGTCTCCTTGTCAACTCCTCGCGCGGGATAATCTTCGCCGATAACACCGAAAACTTTGATAAAGTAGCCGGAGAAAAGGCTTTGGAGGTTCAGCTCGAAATGGAGAAATATCTTTCTGAACGGAGTCTGATTTAA
- a CDS encoding OmpA family protein, whose translation MKRLLLFIILLSIVANPDVSAQKRKSDRAYAAFAAGEYFDAIDQFKDAYSKTKKADKNTRTELVFMIAECYRLINDPKNAETWYKLAVKSSFSRPDAQFWLAESIKKNGKHQQAIDEFKKYKQIAPSDARADQEIRSCELAIEWLRNPEAYKVEDLRDINSKESDFSPAYGRDDFGLIYFTSSRDDAAGTQTHGATGQSYTDIFESRMDKKSKWSTPVPVQAINSEFEDGTPSFSSDYKEIYFTRCEAGKREKKGCVIMVSKKSGDTWSEPKNIGVLPDSVVAAHPSISPDGSTLYFVSDIAGGSGKKDIWKVTRSGNGAWSKPENLGPDINTPGDELFPYERSDGTLYFASDGLIGMGGLDIFRAKPQPDGSWTVQNMKPPINSFADDFGITFEGENERGIFSSTRKGRGNDDLYLFELPPLKFSVTGLVKDEKTGAPVTGSLVELIASDGNSLQSETGTGGDFKFALKADVDYIMVASKRGYLKGKDKETTKGQEKSREFMVTILLTPIDNPIELPNILYDFGKWELRPESMVSLDKLVETLIDNPNVTIELMSHTDSRDTEQYNQDLSQKRAQVVVQYLIEKGIEAERLSAKGYGESTPKVVDAIIAAQNPFLRSGATLTEQLINSLSTDEQKEIAHQINRRTEFRVLRTDYEAPKK comes from the coding sequence ATGAAACGATTATTGTTATTTATCATATTGCTTTCTATTGTTGCTAATCCTGACGTTTCAGCCCAGAAACGAAAATCAGACAGAGCTTATGCCGCTTTTGCCGCCGGGGAGTATTTCGATGCAATTGATCAGTTTAAGGACGCATATTCCAAAACCAAGAAGGCTGATAAAAATACCCGGACTGAGCTTGTGTTTATGATTGCTGAGTGCTATAGACTTATAAATGATCCCAAAAATGCCGAGACATGGTATAAACTGGCAGTGAAATCGTCATTTTCACGACCCGATGCACAATTCTGGCTTGCCGAATCAATAAAGAAGAACGGGAAACATCAGCAGGCAATAGATGAATTTAAGAAGTATAAACAGATTGCACCTTCCGATGCCAGAGCTGACCAGGAGATCCGTTCCTGCGAACTGGCTATCGAATGGCTAAGGAATCCCGAAGCATATAAGGTCGAAGACCTGAGAGATATCAACTCCAAAGAATCTGATTTTAGTCCGGCATATGGAAGAGACGATTTCGGACTCATATATTTTACATCCTCGCGTGACGATGCCGCAGGTACTCAGACACATGGCGCAACCGGTCAAAGCTATACTGATATCTTTGAAAGCCGGATGGATAAGAAATCCAAATGGAGCACTCCTGTGCCGGTGCAGGCAATAAACAGCGAGTTTGAAGACGGTACTCCTTCTTTTTCTTCCGATTATAAGGAGATTTATTTCACACGCTGCGAGGCAGGAAAACGTGAGAAGAAAGGTTGTGTTATAATGGTATCAAAAAAGTCGGGGGATACGTGGAGTGAACCCAAAAACATTGGAGTATTACCCGACTCTGTTGTAGCTGCACATCCTTCAATATCACCCGACGGATCAACTCTTTATTTTGTTTCTGATATAGCAGGAGGATCAGGGAAAAAAGACATCTGGAAAGTGACAAGATCAGGAAACGGTGCATGGTCAAAACCTGAAAATCTTGGTCCAGATATTAACACGCCCGGAGATGAACTATTCCCTTATGAAAGAAGCGATGGGACTCTCTATTTTGCGTCTGACGGATTAATAGGAATGGGGGGACTCGATATTTTCAGGGCTAAGCCGCAGCCTGACGGCAGCTGGACTGTTCAGAACATGAAACCCCCGATCAATAGTTTTGCGGATGATTTTGGAATTACTTTCGAAGGCGAGAATGAGAGAGGAATATTCAGCTCTACAAGAAAGGGGAGAGGGAATGATGATCTCTATCTGTTTGAACTTCCACCCCTGAAGTTTAGTGTAACAGGTCTGGTTAAAGATGAAAAAACCGGGGCTCCTGTAACAGGATCACTCGTTGAACTGATTGCCAGCGACGGCAACAGCCTTCAGTCAGAGACAGGTACAGGAGGTGATTTTAAATTTGCCCTTAAAGCTGATGTAGATTATATAATGGTCGCATCAAAAAGGGGATACCTTAAGGGTAAAGACAAAGAGACTACAAAAGGCCAGGAGAAGAGCCGTGAATTTATGGTGACAATACTTCTCACACCGATAGATAATCCAATTGAACTTCCGAATATTCTTTACGATTTTGGAAAGTGGGAATTACGACCCGAATCGATGGTTTCGCTTGATAAGCTTGTTGAAACACTCATAGATAACCCAAATGTGACAATTGAACTTATGTCGCATACCGACTCAAGAGATACCGAGCAATACAACCAGGATCTTTCTCAAAAAAGAGCACAGGTTGTAGTTCAGTACCTTATTGAAAAAGGAATTGAAGCTGAACGACTTTCAGCTAAAGGGTATGGTGAGTCGACACCGAAAGTTGTTGATGCCATTATCGCTGCTCAGAATCCTTTCCTCAGATCTGGGGCAACACTGACAGAACAATTGATTAATTCCCTGTCGACCGATGAACAAAAAGAGATTGCCCATCAGATAAACAGGAGAACGGAATTCAGGGTATTGAGAACAGATTATGAAGCCCCAAAGAAATAA
- a CDS encoding ThuA domain-containing protein: MRYLLSLLLLCFVTIVTIADPPAKTIRILVITGGHTYKVEQFNQMLSGLGDNITYKVAELPAAYDMFLPENRISYDVLVFYHMWQKITDEQAKVFAECISEGKPVVALHHSICAYDDWTEYWNIIGGKYFHKATTFRGKEYQPCSYIHDVHFNVKVVSKNNPVTKGVDDFPIFDETYKGYYVEEGVTPLLTTDEPSSTPLIGWSKMYGKSRIVVLQSGHDVPTFENQNFRKLLKQSIEWVYKGIN, translated from the coding sequence ATGAGATATTTGCTTTCACTTCTCCTGCTTTGTTTTGTAACAATTGTTACAATTGCTGATCCTCCTGCTAAAACAATCCGCATTCTGGTAATTACTGGTGGACACACATATAAAGTGGAGCAGTTTAACCAGATGCTTTCAGGTCTGGGCGATAACATAACTTATAAGGTAGCTGAACTTCCGGCTGCATATGATATGTTTCTTCCTGAAAACCGCATAAGCTATGATGTTCTTGTATTTTACCACATGTGGCAGAAAATTACTGATGAGCAGGCAAAAGTTTTTGCAGAATGCATAAGTGAAGGAAAACCGGTGGTAGCACTGCACCATAGTATTTGTGCTTACGACGACTGGACTGAATACTGGAACATAATAGGAGGAAAATATTTTCATAAAGCAACTACTTTCAGGGGCAAGGAGTATCAGCCCTGCTCTTATATACATGATGTTCATTTCAATGTAAAGGTTGTAAGTAAGAACAATCCTGTAACTAAAGGTGTAGATGATTTCCCGATTTTTGATGAGACTTATAAGGGCTATTATGTTGAAGAGGGTGTAACCCCCCTTCTTACTACTGATGAACCGAGCAGCACACCTTTAATAGGATGGTCAAAGATGTATGGAAAATCAAGAATAGTTGTGCTTCAGAGTGGTCACGATGTGCCTACTTTTGAAAACCAGAACTTCAGAAAGCTGCTTAAGCAATCTATAGAATGGGTGTATAAGGGAATAAATTAA
- a CDS encoding glutamine synthetase III: protein MAELRFSALREVFNREPVAVSTPSKVVSEYFGENVFDLPKMEHYLSKEAYKVVKRAIHEGKSLSRQEANQVATGLKAWAISKGATHYTHWFHPLTDGTAEKHDGFMEMGDNGRVVENFSGEVLVQSEPDASSFPSGGIRNTFEARGYTAWDVSSPVFIVGTTLCIPTIFVSYTGEVLDYKAPLLKALSALDKAAVDVCQYFDKDVNKVIATLGCEQEYFLIDEALYYARPDLMLAERTMMGHQSSKDQQLSDHYFGSIPERVMNFMEDFECEAYRLGIPVKTRHNEVAPNQFECAPIFEEVNLAVDHNQLLMDIMKRVARKHKFRVLFHEKPFAGINGSGKHNNWSMATNTGVNLLSPGKNPKTNLQFLTFLVNVVKAVYDNNEILRASVMNETNSYRLGGHEAPPAIISIFLGSYLTGMLENIARKVTDAKMTPAQKTELKLGIGKIPEIMLDNTDRNRTSPFAFTGNRFEFRAVGSSANCSSAMIVLNAAVAHQLAQFKKDVDVIIKKGRNKDEAIFMVLKKYILESEKVLFEGDGYSAEWHKEAKKRGLSNIASVPESISTLLSAKSRSTLVGSGVLTDKELESRVEVEYEKFTKKVQIEARVLGDLAINHIVPTAITYMTTLIENVKGLKEIFKDTEFERLAGPRKEMIVTISDHISNIKRLVAEMIEERKKANVITDTYKMALAYESKVKPYMDEIRVHIDKLELIVDNEIWPLPKYRELLFTR, encoded by the coding sequence ATGGCAGAACTCAGATTTAGTGCATTAAGAGAAGTGTTCAACCGCGAACCGGTTGCAGTCTCAACACCATCTAAAGTTGTATCCGAATACTTCGGAGAGAATGTTTTTGATCTTCCAAAAATGGAACACTACCTGTCGAAAGAGGCATATAAAGTAGTGAAAAGGGCTATACATGAAGGTAAATCATTAAGCCGTCAGGAAGCGAACCAGGTTGCTACCGGGCTCAAAGCATGGGCTATAAGTAAAGGTGCCACTCACTATACCCACTGGTTCCATCCGCTTACTGACGGGACAGCTGAGAAGCATGATGGATTTATGGAAATGGGCGATAATGGCCGGGTTGTTGAGAATTTTTCAGGAGAAGTACTGGTTCAGTCTGAACCTGATGCCTCAAGTTTTCCAAGCGGTGGTATTCGTAATACATTTGAAGCAAGAGGCTATACTGCATGGGATGTTTCATCCCCGGTATTTATTGTAGGTACAACACTTTGTATTCCGACAATTTTCGTATCATATACAGGAGAAGTTCTTGATTATAAAGCTCCTCTTCTTAAGGCTCTCTCTGCACTTGATAAAGCAGCAGTAGATGTCTGTCAGTACTTTGATAAAGATGTCAATAAAGTAATTGCCACTCTCGGTTGTGAGCAGGAGTATTTTCTGATTGATGAAGCATTGTATTATGCAAGACCTGATCTTATGCTTGCAGAAAGAACAATGATGGGTCACCAGTCTTCTAAAGACCAGCAGCTGTCCGATCATTACTTCGGATCAATTCCTGAACGGGTAATGAATTTCATGGAGGATTTTGAATGCGAAGCTTATCGTCTGGGAATTCCGGTAAAGACACGTCATAATGAGGTAGCTCCCAATCAGTTTGAATGTGCCCCGATATTTGAGGAGGTAAACCTGGCAGTTGATCACAACCAGCTTCTGATGGATATTATGAAGAGGGTAGCTCGCAAACATAAATTCAGAGTACTGTTTCATGAAAAGCCTTTTGCAGGGATCAACGGATCAGGTAAACATAATAACTGGTCGATGGCTACCAATACCGGAGTAAACCTTTTGTCTCCCGGTAAGAATCCAAAAACAAATCTGCAGTTCCTTACATTTCTTGTAAATGTTGTGAAGGCAGTATATGATAATAACGAGATTCTCAGAGCATCAGTAATGAATGAGACCAATTCTTACCGTCTTGGTGGTCATGAGGCTCCTCCCGCAATAATATCAATATTCCTCGGATCGTACCTTACAGGAATGCTCGAGAATATTGCACGAAAGGTTACCGATGCCAAAATGACTCCGGCTCAGAAGACTGAACTGAAACTGGGTATTGGTAAAATACCTGAGATAATGCTCGACAATACCGACAGAAACCGTACTTCCCCATTTGCTTTTACCGGTAACAGGTTTGAATTCAGGGCAGTAGGCTCATCTGCCAACTGCAGCTCAGCAATGATTGTCCTTAATGCTGCCGTCGCTCATCAGCTCGCACAGTTCAAAAAGGATGTCGATGTTATTATTAAAAAGGGAAGAAACAAGGATGAAGCAATATTTATGGTACTGAAAAAGTACATTCTTGAATCTGAAAAGGTATTGTTTGAAGGTGATGGTTATAGTGCTGAATGGCATAAGGAGGCGAAGAAAAGAGGCCTTTCAAATATTGCCAGCGTACCTGAATCAATTAGCACATTGCTCAGTGCAAAATCAAGAAGCACACTTGTTGGATCAGGAGTATTGACAGATAAAGAGCTCGAAAGCCGTGTTGAGGTGGAATATGAAAAATTTACCAAAAAGGTTCAGATTGAAGCACGTGTACTTGGAGATCTTGCTATAAATCATATTGTCCCGACTGCAATAACTTATATGACTACTCTTATTGAAAATGTTAAAGGACTCAAGGAGATATTTAAGGATACAGAATTTGAAAGACTCGCCGGACCTCGTAAAGAGATGATTGTTACAATATCAGATCATATCTCAAATATTAAGAGACTGGTGGCTGAAATGATCGAGGAACGTAAAAAAGCCAATGTCATAACTGATACATATAAAATGGCATTAGCCTATGAGAGCAAGGTAAAACCTTATATGGATGAGATCCGGGTACATATCGACAAACTGGAGCTAATTGTTGATAACGAGATATGGCCGCTTCCTAAATACAGGGAGTTGCTTTTCACAAGATAA
- a CDS encoding phosphoribosylformylglycinamidine cyclo-ligase codes for MSTESKYSKRGVSSAKEDVHAAIKNIDKGLYPRAFCKIVPDLLGGDAEYCNIMHADGAGTKSSLAYIYWKETGDLSVWKGIAQDAIVMNLDDLLCIGAYSNILLSSTIGRNKNHIPAEVLSAVINGTEEVLEELRNLGVGIFSTGGETADIGDLVRTIVVDSTVVARMKRADVISNHNIRKGDVIIGLSSSGQASYEKEYNSGMGSNGLTSARHDVFAPYLASKYPESLDTTLPYDLIYSGRYRLTDQIEGLNTDAAKMVLSPTRTYAPVIIKVLESIRHEIHGMVHCSGGGQTKVMHFVENLHVIKDNLFPLPPLFRIIQEQSGTPWSEMYKVFNMGHRFEIYTDEKNSQKIIEIVSSFNIDAKVIGHCESSDSKRLTIKSEFGTFDY; via the coding sequence ATGTCAACCGAATCAAAATATAGCAAAAGAGGTGTTTCTTCTGCAAAGGAAGATGTTCATGCTGCCATTAAGAATATCGATAAAGGGCTCTATCCAAGGGCTTTTTGCAAAATAGTACCCGATCTCCTGGGTGGCGACGCTGAATACTGTAATATAATGCATGCCGACGGCGCCGGAACAAAATCATCACTCGCCTATATCTACTGGAAGGAAACAGGTGACCTGTCGGTATGGAAAGGGATTGCCCAGGATGCCATTGTAATGAATCTTGATGATTTACTATGTATAGGTGCTTACAGCAATATTCTCCTCTCCTCCACTATAGGGCGAAATAAAAATCATATACCGGCCGAGGTTCTGTCAGCTGTTATTAATGGTACCGAAGAAGTACTTGAAGAATTAAGGAACCTGGGAGTCGGAATATTTTCCACCGGCGGCGAAACGGCCGATATTGGCGATTTGGTTAGAACGATCGTTGTGGATTCCACAGTTGTTGCCCGGATGAAAAGGGCGGATGTGATCTCAAACCATAATATAAGAAAGGGTGATGTAATTATCGGATTATCATCCTCGGGACAGGCTTCTTATGAAAAAGAGTATAACAGCGGTATGGGAAGCAACGGATTAACTTCCGCGAGGCACGATGTATTTGCTCCTTATCTTGCTTCAAAATATCCTGAGAGCCTCGATACCACGCTGCCTTATGATCTCATATATTCAGGCCGATACCGGCTTACCGATCAAATTGAAGGATTAAATACTGATGCCGCAAAAATGGTTCTTTCTCCGACCCGTACTTATGCCCCGGTTATAATCAAAGTGCTGGAGTCAATACGCCACGAGATACACGGAATGGTCCATTGTTCAGGAGGAGGACAGACAAAAGTGATGCATTTCGTTGAAAATCTGCATGTTATTAAAGATAATTTGTTCCCGTTACCTCCTCTGTTCAGAATTATTCAGGAGCAATCAGGTACACCATGGTCCGAAATGTATAAGGTTTTCAATATGGGGCACAGGTTTGAGATTTATACTGATGAAAAAAACAGTCAGAAGATAATTGAAATTGTTTCATCGTTCAATATCGACGCAAAAGTTATTGGTCACTGTGAATCTTCAGACAGTAAGAGGCTTACCATAAAATCTGAATTCGGAACATTTGATTATTAA
- the prfA gene encoding peptide chain release factor 1, whose product MANNMILEKLEGVKTRFIEVGDLLTQPEILTDMKKYVRLNKEYKDLLPIVESYERYKLALSNIASAKEIMATEKDDEMREMAKAEFDELTAGLPEMEDEIKMLIIPADPEDDKNAVMEIRAGTGGDEASIFAGDLFRMYSKFFETKGWKVDVTNISEGTAGGYKEIVLSITGTGVYGIMKYESGVHRVQRVPQTETQGRIHTSAASVVVLPEADEFDIDLRTEDIRKDTYCSSGPGGQSVNTTYSAIRLTHIPSGIVVTCQDEKSQLKNYDKALKELRTRLYNLEYQKYLDEVSHRRKTMVSTGDRSAKIRTYNYPQGRMTDHRINLTIYNLPSILDGNIQEVLDKLQMAENAERLKESNI is encoded by the coding sequence ATGGCAAATAATATGATTCTTGAGAAGCTTGAAGGCGTGAAAACACGGTTCATTGAGGTTGGTGATCTTCTTACCCAGCCCGAGATTCTCACGGATATGAAGAAGTATGTCAGACTGAATAAGGAATATAAAGACCTTTTGCCAATTGTTGAATCGTACGAGAGATATAAACTGGCTCTTAGTAATATAGCCAGTGCAAAAGAAATAATGGCAACAGAAAAGGATGATGAGATGCGCGAGATGGCAAAAGCTGAATTCGATGAGCTCACCGCCGGATTGCCTGAGATGGAGGATGAAATAAAGATGCTCATCATTCCTGCTGATCCTGAGGATGATAAGAATGCGGTTATGGAGATAAGAGCAGGAACCGGCGGTGACGAGGCAAGTATTTTTGCAGGAGATCTGTTCAGAATGTACAGCAAGTTCTTCGAAACAAAAGGGTGGAAAGTTGATGTTACAAATATTTCGGAAGGAACTGCCGGTGGCTATAAAGAAATAGTCTTAAGCATCACAGGAACAGGTGTTTATGGAATAATGAAATATGAATCAGGAGTGCACCGGGTTCAGCGTGTTCCTCAGACTGAGACCCAGGGACGAATTCATACATCTGCTGCATCAGTTGTTGTTCTGCCAGAAGCTGACGAGTTTGATATCGATCTAAGGACTGAAGATATCCGTAAAGATACCTATTGTTCTTCGGGCCCGGGCGGACAGTCAGTTAACACTACATATTCTGCAATTAGACTGACACATATTCCTTCCGGAATAGTTGTCACATGTCAGGATGAAAAATCGCAGCTTAAAAACTATGATAAAGCTCTCAAGGAACTGAGGACAAGGCTTTACAACCTTGAGTATCAGAAGTACCTCGATGAGGTTTCACACCGGAGAAAGACAATGGTTTCAACCGGTGACAGATCGGCCAAGATACGTACTTATAACTATCCCCAGGGACGAATGACTGATCACCGTATCAATCTTACAATATATAATCTTCCTTCAATCCTCGATGGCAACATCCAGGAGGTGCTCGATAAGCTGCAAATGGCTGAAAATGCTGAACGATTAAAAGAAAGCAACATCTAA
- a CDS encoding SurA N-terminal domain-containing protein — protein sequence MSALQFLREKAGVLVAGVIGLSLLLFVVSDFFGNGRGQRMKMKKYYEIGEIGGDMVQYQDYELRLQNLTEIYKLSGRTNLDEATVETMREQTWQQMVREKILDSQYEKLGIGVSTEEVDELVLGNYPHQIVQQLFTDQQTGAFNKSFLVNFLKQTEVDETAKRYWLFFEDEIVNDRMNTKYSNLVSKGLYVTSKQAEFDKALAGNTVDFSYILKNYATIADSSVTITDSEIQAYYTKHKDSYKRTALRDIEYVTFDVTPSEEDIKQTEDWMNKTKEEFAAAADPVQFINLTADTRYVGFYTPLTDVPENLRDFAKKEDVTSIYGPYLEDGYYKMAKLIAVANRPDSVKVRHILLSPNQTRSLDDVKRQADSLMKLIKSGTPFEILALANSDDQGSAQLGGDLGWFPEGRMVVPFNNACFSGKKGDLKTVETTFGIHIIEILAQSKDTKKYNIGLIDRKIIPGTLTNQKIYSEASQFAGTNDTYEKFNKAVAEKGLNKRVANDVSPQQKTLPGLDSPRGLIMSLFQAEEGKIILSNEQAVFELGEQYVVGYCTKVLEDGIAPLKDVENDIKFALIKDKKAELISAEFVRNSGSGKTLDDIARAMSLTIQEATQITFRSYTVPGAGTEPALIAAASAAKQGEVAGPVKGLNGVYMLIANNVTPAQGEDVKLLQDRLASTFQMRGTYEAYEALRKNANIIDRRYKFY from the coding sequence ATGTCAGCACTTCAATTTTTACGTGAGAAAGCCGGAGTTTTGGTTGCGGGAGTTATTGGTCTTTCACTTCTTTTATTTGTTGTGAGCGATTTCTTTGGAAATGGCAGAGGACAAAGGATGAAGATGAAGAAATACTATGAAATTGGTGAGATCGGCGGGGATATGGTACAGTACCAGGACTATGAGCTGAGACTTCAGAATCTTACTGAGATTTATAAGTTGTCAGGACGTACAAATCTTGATGAGGCTACTGTTGAAACTATGAGGGAGCAGACCTGGCAGCAGATGGTAAGGGAAAAGATCCTTGATTCACAGTATGAGAAACTCGGAATCGGAGTAAGTACTGAGGAAGTGGATGAGCTTGTTCTTGGAAACTATCCTCACCAGATAGTTCAGCAATTATTCACCGATCAGCAAACCGGTGCTTTTAACAAGTCATTCCTTGTTAACTTCCTTAAGCAGACCGAAGTTGATGAAACAGCAAAAAGATACTGGCTCTTCTTTGAAGATGAAATTGTAAACGACAGGATGAATACGAAATACAGTAACCTGGTGTCAAAAGGATTATATGTAACATCCAAACAGGCTGAATTTGATAAAGCTCTTGCCGGTAACACAGTTGACTTCAGTTATATTCTTAAGAACTATGCAACTATTGCTGATTCTTCAGTTACAATTACTGATAGTGAAATACAGGCTTACTATACTAAACACAAGGACAGTTATAAGAGAACTGCACTGAGAGATATTGAATATGTTACTTTTGATGTAACTCCTTCGGAAGAAGACATTAAGCAGACTGAAGACTGGATGAACAAAACAAAAGAAGAGTTTGCTGCTGCTGCTGATCCGGTTCAGTTTATTAACCTTACTGCTGACACCCGTTATGTTGGATTTTACACTCCACTGACAGACGTTCCTGAGAACCTGAGGGATTTTGCAAAAAAAGAAGATGTGACCTCAATTTATGGTCCTTATCTTGAAGATGGTTATTACAAAATGGCCAAACTTATTGCTGTAGCTAACAGACCAGATTCAGTTAAAGTTCGTCATATTCTTCTTTCTCCCAATCAGACAAGAAGTCTTGATGATGTTAAACGCCAGGCAGATAGCCTTATGAAACTGATCAAATCAGGAACTCCGTTTGAAATACTTGCTCTTGCCAATTCAGATGATCAGGGTTCGGCACAGCTTGGCGGTGACCTCGGATGGTTTCCGGAAGGAAGAATGGTAGTACCTTTCAACAATGCATGTTTTTCAGGGAAAAAAGGTGATTTAAAAACTGTTGAGACAACATTTGGTATTCACATTATTGAAATTCTTGCACAATCGAAAGACACCAAAAAGTATAATATCGGTCTCATTGACCGTAAAATAATACCAGGTACCCTGACCAACCAGAAGATCTACAGTGAAGCCAGTCAGTTTGCCGGTACAAATGATACATATGAGAAATTCAACAAGGCTGTTGCCGAAAAAGGTTTGAATAAAAGAGTAGCCAATGACGTTTCTCCACAGCAGAAAACACTCCCCGGGCTTGATAGTCCCCGTGGTTTGATCATGTCTTTGTTTCAGGCTGAAGAAGGTAAAATTATACTGAGCAATGAGCAGGCAGTTTTCGAATTAGGAGAACAATATGTTGTTGGATATTGTACTAAGGTTCTGGAAGACGGAATTGCTCCCTTAAAAGATGTTGAGAACGATATTAAGTTCGCTCTTATAAAAGACAAGAAGGCTGAACTTATTTCAGCAGAATTTGTCAGGAATAGCGGTTCAGGCAAGACCCTTGATGATATTGCAAGAGCAATGTCGCTTACAATTCAGGAAGCTACACAGATTACCTTCAGATCATACACCGTACCAGGTGCCGGAACAGAGCCTGCACTTATTGCTGCTGCTTCAGCTGCAAAACAGGGTGAAGTTGCAGGACCGGTAAAAGGGCTTAATGGAGTTTATATGCTCATTGCAAATAATGTAACACCAGCACAGGGAGAAGATGTAAAGCTTTTACAGGACAGGCTAGCCTCTACATTCCAGATGAGAGGAACATATGAAGCTTATGAAGCTCTCCGTAAAAATGCAAATATCATTGACAGGAGATACAAGTTCTATTAG